The following are from one region of the Gloeocapsa sp. PCC 73106 genome:
- a CDS encoding FHA domain-containing protein yields the protein MYRIILEWSEGDRLRTRTISTDDPTLFPNVIRLGRGDQTQCDVILTNTDPQIERTVSRLHAEIIFDPQKKAFFLRNLTGDRPAPNPIIVDNQTIIKEVVKLDSGTTIKLGKILLTVKTLEIISTSSQYIVKCSGPKQHLLTKEYEGLNCPYCGYLVFTGTILKT from the coding sequence ATGTATCGAATAATACTTGAATGGAGTGAAGGCGATCGCTTGCGTACGAGAACTATATCTACTGATGATCCTACCTTATTTCCCAATGTGATTCGCCTAGGTCGAGGAGACCAAACTCAATGCGATGTTATCTTAACCAATACGGATCCGCAAATTGAAAGAACAGTATCAAGACTGCACGCAGAAATAATCTTTGACCCTCAAAAAAAAGCTTTTTTCCTCAGAAATTTAACAGGCGATCGCCCCGCGCCTAATCCTATTATTGTAGATAATCAAACCATAATTAAAGAAGTAGTAAAACTCGACTCCGGAACCACTATTAAACTCGGAAAAATTTTACTTACAGTTAAAACTTTAGAAATTATCAGTACCTCTTCTCAGTATATTGTCAAATGCTCTGGACCAAAACAACATCTTTTGACTAAAGAATACGAAGGCTTAAATTGTCCCTATTGTGGCTACCTCGTCTTCACTGGAACAATTTTAAAAACATAG
- a CDS encoding sigma-70 family RNA polymerase sigma factor produces the protein MSNINSINELISAYLQNDRQSGAKLFDSPEYQRKFKALVAKYAYSSNISSEDLSQTAKLKIIQALKAGKYNPDLGDFHHWSLTVARFAIIDLVRKNQRQSKVISLDQNIPGTDIPVGDTVADDFNSLESLEQAESVIRVKSLIFSLDERYPERNYRKLFLAKVAGKTQKEIALELNITQSAISKRWKELTVRLTEEMQLVSEFLSEQKPAKSQRSQAQW, from the coding sequence ATGAGTAACATTAACTCTATCAATGAACTAATATCTGCATATTTACAAAACGATCGTCAATCAGGAGCAAAACTATTTGACTCTCCTGAATATCAGAGAAAATTTAAAGCCCTCGTCGCTAAATACGCATATAGTAGTAACATCAGCTCAGAAGATCTATCCCAAACAGCAAAACTCAAAATTATTCAAGCTTTAAAAGCAGGAAAATATAACCCAGATTTAGGAGATTTCCACCATTGGTCCCTTACGGTAGCGAGATTTGCCATTATAGACTTAGTACGGAAAAATCAGCGTCAATCTAAAGTAATTAGTCTCGACCAAAACATACCAGGTACAGATATTCCCGTAGGAGACACAGTCGCTGATGACTTTAACTCACTAGAAAGTCTTGAACAAGCAGAGTCAGTGATTCGGGTCAAAAGTCTTATTTTTTCTTTGGATGAGCGGTATCCCGAACGAAATTATCGAAAATTGTTTCTAGCTAAAGTAGCAGGTAAAACTCAAAAAGAAATCGCTCTTGAATTAAATATAACCCAAAGTGCAATCTCTAAGCGATGGAAAGAATTGACTGTGCGACTAACAGAAGAAATGCAATTAGTATCCGAGTTTTTATCAGAGCAAAAACCAGCTAAATCTCAGCGTTCTCAAGCACAGTGGTAA
- a CDS encoding CYTH domain-containing protein, which yields MSTEIERKFLVKGEQWREEATGILYRQGYLTTTEGLTVRVRIVGTHAYLTIKGPTQGFSRLEFEYPIPLADAQIMLDSLCDRPLIEKTRYKIQQNELTWEIDEFSGENLGLIVAEVELTSENQVIQLPEWLGIEVSDDSRYFNANLVRYPYSHWGTPSRDLQSP from the coding sequence ATGAGTACAGAAATAGAAAGAAAATTTTTAGTTAAAGGAGAACAATGGCGTGAGGAAGCCACCGGGATCCTCTACCGTCAAGGTTACCTCACCACCACAGAGGGTTTAACCGTGCGAGTACGTATCGTAGGAACTCACGCTTATCTAACCATAAAAGGACCTACTCAAGGCTTCTCCCGCTTGGAATTTGAGTATCCTATTCCCCTAGCTGATGCTCAAATCATGCTAGATTCACTATGCGATCGCCCTTTGATTGAAAAAACTCGTTACAAAATTCAACAAAATGAGCTGACTTGGGAAATAGATGAGTTTAGCGGTGAAAATTTGGGTCTGATCGTAGCTGAGGTGGAACTAACTTCTGAAAATCAGGTCATTCAATTACCAGAGTGGTTAGGAATCGAAGTTTCTGATGATTCTCGCTACTTTAACGCGAATTTAGTTCGATATCCCTATTCTCACTGGGGGACTCCGAGTCGCGATCTCCAAAGTCCTTGA